One part of the Arachidicoccus terrestris genome encodes these proteins:
- a CDS encoding gliding motility lipoprotein GldH, with protein sequence MIRQIDFTFCSIINKIGTRAGKHCFITNLAGTLACILAFVGCLSSCSNQIVKQERLVSIPNQAWAQSYQPWVHLDVQDSTHPYRIYAVIRHSQQFKYDNLLLRYGYIAPGDSAIFHEVNLPLAKNDRWLGDTLGTVVETRIKLGPAPQKLPIGDNVFVMAHLMPDEPLIGVLQVGIRIEVADDGISDGAGPAKNSGGGNTADTTAKSSRSASPRTSAK encoded by the coding sequence ATGATCCGCCAAATCGATTTTACTTTTTGTTCCATTATTAATAAGATAGGTACGCGAGCGGGCAAACACTGTTTTATAACCAATCTGGCAGGTACGCTTGCCTGCATATTGGCTTTTGTAGGTTGTTTGAGCAGCTGTTCAAATCAGATTGTTAAACAGGAAAGACTGGTATCGATTCCTAATCAGGCGTGGGCGCAGTCATATCAGCCCTGGGTTCATTTGGATGTTCAGGATTCAACTCACCCCTACAGGATTTATGCGGTTATCCGTCATAGTCAACAATTCAAATACGACAACTTATTGTTAAGATACGGTTATATAGCTCCGGGGGATAGTGCCATATTTCATGAGGTAAATCTGCCGCTGGCCAAAAATGACAGGTGGCTGGGTGATACGCTAGGCACTGTTGTTGAAACCAGAATCAAGCTGGGACCGGCGCCTCAAAAGTTACCGATTGGAGACAACGTCTTTGTAATGGCCCACCTTATGCCTGATGAACCGCTTATTGGCGTGTTACAAGTGGGTATCCGCATTGAAGTTGCGGATGACGGCATATCCGATGGGGCCGGCCCGGCAAAAAATTCCGGCGGAGGTAACACTGCAGATACAACCGCAAAATCTTCAAGGTCTGCGTCCCCCCGAACATCTGCAAAATAA
- a CDS encoding BatD family protein, translating into MCKRSILVLFISGLFICGLMAQPSVQLHISDKSIGSKDQVSVTYEFKNISRPNLPDITFNDWDVNGPSFSQSTQIYNGNATSSISYTFTLYPKHIGTLKVPGITIDYNGKKLSCHDGTVKVLQKEHVQRKSAGSGNSPFGSILQGMPNMGFPSDIFGTPDPTPPPVSGVIVHPGQSYDQAAAHDFFIKITPSKSSFYVGEPILVDYEFFGAANCNWQPERFPSFNGFSVTDIERKLYPYRVKVDGRDYRVGGIRKVQLVALKTGTLPLDSSSVSVQTTFIDASNPADRNTASALIKSKPQMVTVLPLPKDGQPDVFSGAIGQFQIRATVDNNKLPAGENNRLHIHITGTGNLDGVTVPDIKWPDGVQAYDARDSQSVNKTNFPMERSLDFEIPFIGNKESGVIIPPITFNFFNPDTKKYVTDSTDAIQIQFTAPLKDNGLAAGLSQHHRTNRDYLWIVAGIALVVGGIFGFAEWRKAKSQKKNRKTGLVSDPDPVKKHEASYRGADRLAASADARMKSGDSSSIRSVDKKKEHVKSTGEPLPHVADHLQYLPEGLSNRIKAKNGPYQTTAENVGSDEQPVSPSKTREELRQEAIRELKQRQDPKEFFVLAKAFIVEQLQYLLNTSETDEKRLLQALADSRPELHGDYSSLINICNKALYLPVASETSRTLVLDKIETMKA; encoded by the coding sequence ATGTGTAAGCGGTCGATTCTCGTTTTATTCATATCCGGACTCTTTATCTGCGGGCTGATGGCGCAGCCCTCCGTTCAGCTGCATATCTCAGATAAAAGCATTGGCTCGAAGGATCAAGTCTCGGTCACCTATGAATTTAAGAATATCAGCCGACCGAACCTGCCGGATATTACCTTTAACGACTGGGATGTCAATGGGCCTTCATTTAGCCAGAGCACACAAATTTATAATGGGAATGCGACCTCTTCAATTTCCTATACTTTTACGCTTTATCCCAAACATATCGGTACTTTAAAGGTGCCAGGTATAACGATTGATTATAACGGTAAGAAACTGAGCTGTCACGATGGTACTGTCAAAGTCCTGCAGAAGGAACATGTTCAAAGAAAGTCAGCTGGCAGTGGCAATTCTCCGTTTGGATCAATACTGCAGGGGATGCCGAATATGGGTTTCCCCTCTGACATCTTCGGGACGCCCGACCCTACACCCCCGCCTGTATCCGGAGTTATCGTACATCCGGGACAGAGTTATGACCAGGCAGCGGCCCATGATTTTTTTATAAAAATCACACCCTCCAAGTCCAGCTTCTATGTGGGTGAACCAATTTTGGTGGATTATGAATTTTTTGGCGCAGCAAACTGTAACTGGCAGCCAGAAAGATTCCCCTCTTTTAATGGGTTCAGTGTAACGGATATTGAACGAAAATTATATCCTTATAGAGTTAAAGTCGATGGTCGGGATTATAGAGTCGGAGGGATCCGTAAAGTACAGTTAGTTGCTTTAAAGACAGGCACACTCCCCTTAGACTCTTCTTCTGTCAGCGTACAAACGACTTTTATCGATGCGTCCAATCCGGCCGACCGCAATACGGCTTCAGCATTAATCAAAAGCAAACCGCAGATGGTGACAGTATTGCCACTACCAAAAGACGGGCAGCCGGATGTCTTCTCCGGAGCAATCGGTCAGTTCCAGATCCGAGCGACGGTGGATAATAATAAATTACCTGCCGGAGAGAATAACCGCTTGCATATTCACATTACGGGTACCGGAAATTTGGATGGGGTTACCGTGCCAGACATAAAATGGCCTGACGGTGTCCAGGCGTATGACGCGAGAGACAGTCAATCGGTCAATAAAACGAATTTTCCGATGGAACGGTCCCTGGATTTTGAGATCCCTTTTATTGGCAATAAGGAAAGCGGCGTTATTATACCGCCAATCACATTTAATTTCTTTAATCCTGATACAAAAAAATATGTAACTGATTCTACTGATGCTATTCAGATACAATTTACCGCGCCGTTAAAGGACAATGGTCTTGCGGCGGGGCTGTCTCAGCATCACCGCACCAATCGCGACTATCTATGGATTGTAGCGGGTATTGCTCTTGTTGTGGGAGGCATATTTGGGTTTGCCGAATGGAGGAAAGCAAAAAGCCAAAAGAAAAATAGGAAAACAGGCCTTGTGTCAGATCCTGATCCTGTAAAAAAACACGAAGCGTCTTATAGGGGCGCGGACAGGTTAGCTGCGAGCGCCGACGCAAGGATGAAATCCGGAGATTCTTCGTCGATAAGATCCGTTGACAAAAAAAAGGAGCATGTCAAGAGTACTGGCGAACCTTTACCGCACGTGGCAGATCATTTGCAATACCTGCCCGAAGGATTGAGTAATAGGATCAAGGCAAAAAACGGGCCGTATCAAACGACAGCAGAAAATGTAGGGTCCGATGAGCAACCCGTATCGCCTTCAAAAACCAGAGAAGAATTACGGCAGGAAGCCATTCGGGAGCTAAAGCAGCGACAAGATCCCAAAGAATTCTTTGTACTCGCAAAGGCCTTCATAGTTGAACAGTTGCAGTACTTGCTGAATACATCTGAGACGGATGAGAAACGCCTGCTACAAGCCCTGGCGGATAGCCGGCCCGAATTACACGGGGATTATAGTTCACTGATTAACATCTGTAACAAGGCGCTTTACTTGCCGGTAGCCTCTGAAACGTCCAGAACGCTGGTGTTGGATAAGATAGAGACAATGAAAGCATAG
- a CDS encoding 2-phosphosulfolactate phosphatase — protein sequence MEKRSLYTVLSPRLLDLYTLNGAIVVIIDVFRATSTIATALSNGARAVYPVADVDGCKTLGAALGAITAGERNGQVIEGLLHGNSPAEYPPAFIKGKELVLTTTNGTKLLHMALQQGAAEVVTGSFVNLNSVSQYLLKGDKDVILACSGWKDRFNLEDTLFAGAVVNQIGQYFSVNCDSALMAKEMYLLHQHDIKSFIRNTSHWHRLKAFGLEKDLEFCVTAGAAEVLPFYDRKSGALTALGASC from the coding sequence ATGGAAAAACGAAGTCTATATACTGTCCTTTCACCAAGACTACTGGATCTGTATACGCTAAATGGAGCTATTGTAGTGATCATTGATGTTTTCAGGGCCACTTCCACCATTGCAACGGCATTAAGTAACGGCGCCCGGGCGGTTTACCCGGTTGCCGATGTAGATGGGTGTAAGACCCTGGGTGCAGCGCTGGGTGCTATTACTGCTGGCGAAAGAAATGGTCAGGTCATTGAAGGGTTACTGCATGGAAATTCACCCGCGGAATATCCTCCTGCCTTTATAAAGGGCAAGGAACTGGTCTTAACCACGACCAATGGTACAAAGCTACTGCATATGGCTTTGCAGCAAGGAGCCGCCGAGGTTGTTACAGGATCTTTTGTTAACCTGAACAGTGTGTCTCAATATTTGCTGAAAGGCGATAAAGACGTGATACTGGCCTGTTCTGGCTGGAAGGACAGATTTAATCTGGAGGATACGCTGTTCGCCGGTGCTGTTGTGAATCAGATCGGTCAGTATTTTTCTGTTAATTGCGACAGTGCTTTAATGGCCAAAGAAATGTATCTGTTACATCAACATGATATAAAATCTTTTATTCGAAACACTTCCCATTGGCATCGGCTCAAAGCCTTTGGGTTAGAAAAGGATCTGGAGTTCTGTGTCACAGCGGGAGCTGCAGAGGTCTTACCGTTTTATGACCGGAAATCGGGCGCATTAACTGCCCTGGGAGCATCCTGCTAA
- a CDS encoding response regulator transcription factor encodes MTTANNGNILLVEDEENLHDTLKLNLELEGYSVTSAYDGNKALKAVENEYFDLIIMDVMLPELDGISATERIRIQNIETPILILSAKNTSLDKVTGLKKGADDYLTKPFDLEELLLRVYKLIEKNKKLQDRETISDSFSFGSNQILFNAQQAITWEGKTIELSKKETMLLKLLFENRNEVVPREKILQVVWGYNVFPATRTIDNFILNFRKYFEKDSRNPTYFHSVRGVGYKFTDL; translated from the coding sequence ATGACAACAGCAAATAATGGCAATATATTACTGGTAGAAGATGAAGAGAACCTCCATGATACTTTAAAACTCAATCTGGAACTAGAGGGTTACAGTGTCACTTCCGCCTATGATGGCAATAAGGCCCTCAAAGCGGTGGAAAATGAATATTTTGATCTGATCATAATGGATGTCATGTTACCTGAACTGGACGGGATCAGCGCTACAGAACGAATCCGTATTCAGAATATAGAGACGCCGATCCTCATCCTTAGTGCCAAAAACACCTCTCTGGACAAGGTAACTGGCCTGAAAAAAGGTGCAGATGACTACCTGACGAAGCCTTTTGATTTGGAAGAGTTGTTACTCAGAGTCTACAAACTAATCGAAAAAAACAAAAAACTGCAAGACAGGGAAACAATAAGCGACTCTTTTAGCTTTGGCAGTAATCAAATCCTGTTTAATGCGCAACAGGCTATTACATGGGAGGGAAAAACCATTGAACTCAGTAAAAAAGAGACAATGTTACTGAAACTTCTTTTTGAAAATAGAAACGAAGTTGTACCCAGGGAAAAGATACTTCAAGTGGTCTGGGGCTATAATGTATTCCCAGCTACACGAACAATTGATAACTTTATTTTAAACTTCCGGAAATATTTTGAGAAAGACAGTCGCAACCCCACTTATTTCCATTCGGTGAGGGGGGTAGGGTACAAGTTTACTGATCTTTAA
- a CDS encoding protein-L-isoaspartate(D-aspartate) O-methyltransferase, with protein sequence MRRYEDTYLHKGLRKQLVTYLREVRGIRDNRVLEAMNQVPRHFFLDSAFDRIAYDDRAFPIGEGQTISQPYTVAYQSQLLEVRPTDSILEIGTGSIYQASVLAAMGADVFTIERQHKLFEAGKDFPLKDRFPNIHFFYGDGYKGLPDYAPFDKIIITAAAPYIPEKLMAQLKIGGKMVLPVQDEEEFQTMMRITKNDDGTWEEETFDHFSFVPMLEGSSDQGNK encoded by the coding sequence ATGAGAAGATATGAAGATACATACCTGCACAAGGGGTTAAGAAAACAGTTGGTTACTTACCTAAGGGAAGTCAGAGGTATTCGGGATAACCGGGTGCTGGAAGCCATGAATCAAGTGCCCAGACATTTTTTCCTCGACTCAGCTTTTGACAGAATTGCCTATGATGACAGGGCATTTCCCATAGGAGAGGGGCAAACTATTTCCCAGCCCTATACGGTAGCCTACCAATCTCAACTGCTGGAAGTAAGACCTACGGACAGTATTCTGGAAATTGGTACGGGCAGTATCTATCAGGCTAGTGTGCTTGCGGCTATGGGTGCCGATGTATTCACTATCGAAAGGCAGCACAAACTCTTTGAAGCCGGAAAGGATTTTCCGCTTAAAGACAGGTTCCCCAATATCCATTTCTTTTATGGAGATGGTTACAAAGGGCTACCGGATTATGCACCTTTTGATAAGATCATCATTACTGCGGCAGCGCCTTATATTCCCGAAAAGCTTATGGCCCAACTCAAGATCGGCGGCAAAATGGTCTTGCCGGTACAAGATGAGGAAGAGTTTCAGACCATGATGCGCATCACTAAAAATGACGACGGCACATGGGAAGAAGAGACCTTTGACCATTTTTCATTTGTACCTATGCTGGAAGGCAGCAGCGACCAGGGCAATAAATAG
- a CDS encoding RNA polymerase sigma factor, with protein sequence MMSNNDYPTDTQLVSRFQNGDLNALEQLIEKYKDKIYTSIFFLVKDKYLAEDIFQETFIRVIDTLRSGRYNEEGKVLPWIMRIAHNLCVDHFRKLKRVPLVNTDQNDMRDIFDVVGVHHNENAETKRIRQETYQLVSMLLDHLPASQREVLVLRHYGDMSFKEIARLTDCSINTALGRMRYGLLNLRKLMATYQIEL encoded by the coding sequence ATGATGAGTAATAATGATTACCCAACGGATACACAGTTGGTATCCCGCTTCCAAAACGGAGACCTAAACGCATTGGAGCAGCTGATTGAGAAGTATAAAGACAAAATTTACACTTCCATCTTCTTTCTGGTAAAAGACAAATATCTGGCAGAGGACATCTTTCAGGAAACCTTTATACGTGTGATTGACACATTACGCAGTGGGAGGTATAATGAGGAAGGTAAGGTACTGCCCTGGATTATGCGGATTGCCCATAACCTTTGTGTAGATCATTTTCGTAAACTCAAAAGAGTTCCCCTTGTAAACACGGATCAAAATGACATGCGGGATATCTTTGATGTAGTGGGTGTCCATCACAATGAGAATGCTGAAACCAAACGAATTCGTCAGGAAACCTACCAACTGGTCAGTATGCTGTTGGACCATCTGCCTGCGTCCCAAAGAGAGGTACTCGTATTGCGCCATTATGGTGACATGAGCTTTAAAGAAATTGCTCGGTTGACCGACTGCAGTATTAATACAGCATTGGGCAGAATGCGTTACGGCTTACTGAATTTACGTAAACTCATGGCCACCTACCAAATAGAGCTCTGA
- the aqpZ gene encoding aquaporin Z, which yields MSGLIFSPKTLKFMKKYIAELIGTMWLVLGGCGAAVLAAAFPELGIGFVGVALAFGLTVLTGVYAFGHISGGHFNPAVSIGLWAGGRFAGKEVVPYIISQVLGGILGAAILYVIATGKSDFTSIGDFASNGYGEHSPGGYNMAACIICEVVMTFMFVMVIMGATHKKASGAFAGVAIGLALTLIHLISIPVTNTSVNPARSLAPAIFQGGWALGQVWLFWAAPIIGAILAGGVYRWLLPNNIPEPETLEPSA from the coding sequence GTGTCTGGTTTGATTTTTTCACCTAAAACTTTAAAATTTATGAAAAAGTACATTGCTGAATTAATCGGTACCATGTGGTTGGTACTCGGTGGATGCGGTGCGGCTGTTCTTGCAGCAGCTTTCCCTGAATTGGGTATTGGGTTTGTGGGTGTTGCGCTTGCCTTTGGACTTACCGTACTTACCGGCGTCTATGCCTTCGGGCATATCTCCGGCGGCCACTTCAACCCTGCAGTCTCTATCGGTCTATGGGCCGGCGGGCGCTTTGCGGGCAAAGAAGTAGTGCCTTATATTATCTCTCAGGTACTGGGTGGTATCCTGGGTGCTGCGATTTTATACGTGATCGCTACAGGCAAATCTGATTTTACGTCTATAGGTGATTTTGCTTCTAATGGCTATGGCGAGCATTCGCCCGGTGGTTATAATATGGCCGCCTGCATTATCTGTGAAGTTGTCATGACCTTTATGTTTGTCATGGTGATCATGGGGGCCACCCATAAAAAAGCATCGGGCGCATTTGCTGGTGTTGCCATCGGCCTGGCGCTGACACTTATCCATCTGATCAGCATCCCGGTTACCAACACCTCAGTCAATCCTGCCCGGTCTTTAGCTCCGGCTATTTTCCAGGGCGGCTGGGCACTTGGACAGGTCTGGCTATTTTGGGCAGCACCTATTATAGGCGCCATCCTGGCAGGCGGTGTCTATAGGTGGTTGCTACCAAATAATATTCCTGAGCCGGAGACACTGGAACCCAGTGCATAA
- a CDS encoding YicC/YloC family endoribonuclease — protein MLLSMTGYGRSEQLIGDKTFLVEIKSLNGKQYDIRLNLPALLKPFEFKIRNLISDQLIRGSVECTVTIKQNGAGKSVALNADLAKHFYISVERLARELNASTENLLGSVLKLPEVISSSTEVLTDEQYGDFERILQDALNAIEKHREDEGAALEQDLLLRIANIEKYQPQIAGKEVNRKVRIKEHLMKILEEHVGKEAYDAHRLEQELVYYIEKIDISEEQVRLKTHCAYFKEIVLEEGKSKGKKLGFVLQEIGREINTTGSKAYDLDIQRYVVQMKDELEKAKEQVLNVL, from the coding sequence ATGCTTCTTTCAATGACAGGCTATGGCCGTTCGGAACAATTAATCGGAGACAAAACGTTTTTAGTAGAGATTAAATCTCTGAATGGGAAGCAATATGATATCCGGCTTAACCTCCCGGCATTACTGAAGCCTTTTGAATTTAAAATCCGTAACCTGATTTCTGATCAGCTCATTAGAGGTAGTGTTGAATGCACGGTTACCATCAAACAAAACGGGGCCGGCAAGTCCGTTGCTCTAAATGCTGATTTGGCCAAGCATTTTTATATCTCTGTGGAGAGGCTGGCCAGGGAATTGAATGCCAGCACTGAAAATCTGCTGGGCTCTGTATTGAAGCTTCCGGAGGTAATTTCCAGTTCTACAGAAGTACTCACGGATGAGCAATACGGCGACTTCGAAAGAATTTTGCAAGATGCGCTGAATGCGATTGAAAAGCATAGAGAAGATGAAGGTGCCGCTCTGGAGCAAGACTTATTACTGCGAATAGCAAATATTGAAAAGTATCAGCCACAGATCGCCGGCAAAGAAGTGAATCGCAAGGTACGTATTAAAGAGCATCTGATGAAGATACTGGAAGAGCATGTGGGTAAGGAGGCTTATGATGCCCATAGGCTGGAACAGGAGTTGGTATATTACATTGAGAAGATTGATATCAGTGAAGAACAGGTTCGCCTAAAGACCCATTGTGCCTATTTTAAGGAAATTGTGCTGGAGGAAGGTAAATCCAAGGGTAAGAAACTTGGTTTTGTTCTGCAAGAGATTGGAAGGGAAATCAATACCACCGGATCCAAAGCCTATGACCTGGATATACAGCGTTATGTCGTTCAGATGAAAGATGAACTGGAAAAGGCCAAAGAACAAGTACTTAATGTTCTTTGA
- a CDS encoding sensor histidine kinase has translation MKKHKFYFISFTYWFLLLYIVSALVWWFISLEAQNRQMYFYRYEQLRTDDFQYQDKIAALKDARHRKSLQYIGEGMTFFILIMIGAAYVYRTIRQEIKQADQQQNFMMAITHELKTPIAVSRLNLETMLKRSLNPDQRRKLLENTLSETKRLNTLTSNILTTAQLESGQHTLNAGEVNLSELLGEQLMQFRVRYPNRIFQGEVSPDIWVKGEQLLLELLISNLLENAVKYAPGPDPIYASIATFKGKYALLKFIDLGPGIATSEKNKIFNKFYRAGNESVRKTKGTGLGLYLCKRITQEHGGQIQIMDNQPNGAIFTLQFPILKPKV, from the coding sequence ATGAAAAAACATAAGTTTTATTTTATTTCCTTTACCTATTGGTTTTTACTACTCTATATAGTGTCCGCATTAGTATGGTGGTTCATTTCTTTGGAAGCACAAAACAGGCAAATGTATTTCTACAGATATGAGCAGCTACGTACAGATGATTTTCAATACCAGGATAAAATAGCAGCTTTAAAAGACGCACGCCATCGAAAATCCTTGCAGTACATAGGAGAGGGTATGACTTTCTTTATATTAATTATGATCGGTGCGGCTTATGTTTATAGAACTATTCGTCAGGAAATCAAACAGGCCGATCAACAACAAAACTTCATGATGGCCATCACCCATGAGCTCAAGACCCCGATTGCTGTATCCCGGTTGAATCTGGAGACCATGCTCAAGCGAAGTCTAAATCCTGACCAACGCCGAAAATTGCTGGAAAATACGCTAAGCGAAACAAAAAGGCTCAATACATTAACCAGCAACATTCTGACAACGGCACAATTGGAAAGCGGTCAGCACACCCTCAACGCTGGTGAAGTTAACCTTTCCGAATTATTGGGGGAGCAGCTCATGCAGTTCCGGGTGCGTTACCCGAATAGGATCTTTCAGGGTGAGGTGTCTCCCGATATCTGGGTTAAAGGAGAGCAATTGCTGCTGGAACTGTTGATCAGTAACCTATTGGAAAATGCCGTCAAATATGCACCGGGTCCGGATCCGATATACGCGAGTATAGCAACTTTTAAAGGCAAATATGCCTTACTGAAATTCATTGACCTGGGACCGGGCATTGCCACATCGGAGAAAAATAAGATTTTCAACAAATTTTATCGCGCCGGCAATGAGTCAGTACGTAAGACCAAAGGTACCGGACTGGGCCTTTATCTTTGTAAGCGCATTACCCAAGAACATGGTGGTCAGATCCAGATTATGGATAATCAGCCAAATGGCGCTATTTTTACATTACAGTTTCCGATACTAAAACCGAAAGTATGA
- a CDS encoding glycoside hydrolase family 3 protein — MTQTSNTKFFSLLLIGILLSGFARSQKFFQHTTAASSWVDSVYQSLTPDQRLAQLMVVRESGIKDGKPDIYTEKVLDLVKRYNVGAVCLFQGAPADQAVVLKKLQKAAKTPLMVCIDGETGLGMRMDGVAKFPDQLTIGAIRNGKDLVYKIGEAMARQCKRMGIQVNYAPVVDINNNPANPVIGYRSFGQNKNIVSTYGVAIMKGMQAQGVMACAKHFPGHGDVSVDSHLDLPVINKSLSELEKLELIPFKRVFKAGIGSVMIAHLSIPKIDNTPHLASSLSHKFVTDLLRKKIGFKGLSFTDALEMEGVAKYFPKGQVAVLSLKAGNDMLCLPGDVRLSIEKINQAIANGDLNWVDLESRIKKVLYAKYHLGLNKPDPENIRPDHLLEDLNEEVTPLSAQVARRSLTAVKLEKDKFKPLQTGKKIAYLQVGGQPKNLLSGILRQTVQAENFYFDFNDENAMATDILQKIKEGGFDRIIISIEGFSKRPADNFKISQQALKLIQNVHDYNTGSTLIVMGNPYALKNFTTFNNLLVSYENGDVFQQAVADFLTGETGAKGKLPVTVTPGMPYGKGLIVKAGENRR; from the coding sequence ATGACGCAAACATCTAATACCAAGTTCTTCTCTTTATTACTCATAGGCATTCTGCTATCAGGCTTTGCCCGTAGCCAAAAATTTTTCCAACACACCACGGCTGCCTCCAGCTGGGTGGACAGCGTTTATCAGTCGTTAACGCCAGACCAAAGGCTGGCACAGCTGATGGTTGTCCGGGAAAGTGGCATTAAAGACGGGAAGCCTGATATCTATACAGAAAAAGTGCTGGATTTGGTAAAACGTTACAATGTCGGTGCAGTTTGTTTATTTCAGGGAGCGCCGGCGGATCAGGCAGTTGTCTTAAAAAAATTGCAAAAGGCTGCAAAAACCCCCTTAATGGTATGCATTGACGGTGAGACCGGACTGGGAATGCGCATGGATGGCGTAGCGAAATTCCCTGATCAATTAACCATAGGCGCCATCAGAAACGGCAAAGATCTCGTTTATAAGATTGGAGAGGCAATGGCCCGACAATGTAAAAGAATGGGTATCCAGGTAAACTACGCGCCGGTCGTGGATATTAATAATAACCCCGCCAACCCTGTTATTGGATATAGATCATTCGGACAAAACAAGAATATTGTATCCACCTATGGAGTAGCGATCATGAAGGGTATGCAGGCTCAAGGCGTCATGGCCTGTGCCAAACACTTTCCCGGGCACGGAGATGTCTCGGTTGATTCTCATCTTGATCTGCCTGTGATCAACAAATCCTTGTCTGAACTTGAAAAGTTAGAACTGATTCCCTTTAAACGGGTTTTTAAAGCAGGTATTGGTTCGGTCATGATTGCACATCTATCTATTCCTAAAATCGACAATACTCCCCATTTGGCCAGCTCTTTATCTCATAAATTTGTGACGGACCTATTGCGAAAAAAAATAGGATTCAAAGGTCTTTCATTTACAGATGCGCTGGAGATGGAAGGAGTGGCCAAATATTTCCCAAAAGGCCAGGTAGCTGTGCTGTCTCTCAAAGCCGGTAATGATATGCTTTGTTTACCCGGTGACGTGAGACTCAGTATTGAGAAGATCAATCAGGCCATCGCAAATGGCGATCTTAACTGGGTGGATCTGGAATCTAGGATAAAAAAGGTCTTATATGCAAAATACCACCTGGGCCTCAATAAGCCTGATCCTGAAAACATCAGGCCCGACCACCTGCTGGAAGATCTCAATGAGGAAGTGACACCATTGAGCGCTCAGGTAGCCCGCCGCAGCCTTACGGCGGTAAAATTGGAGAAAGATAAATTTAAGCCTTTACAAACGGGCAAAAAGATCGCCTATTTACAGGTGGGCGGGCAACCTAAGAACCTGCTTTCCGGCATACTCAGACAAACAGTTCAGGCCGAGAATTTCTATTTTGATTTTAACGACGAAAACGCAATGGCCACCGATATTCTACAGAAAATAAAGGAAGGCGGATTCGACAGAATCATTATTAGTATAGAGGGGTTTAGTAAAAGGCCGGCTGATAATTTCAAAATCAGCCAGCAGGCCTTGAAACTTATCCAAAATGTGCATGATTATAATACCGGATCGACTTTAATTGTCATGGGTAATCCCTATGCCCTGAAAAATTTCACAACCTTTAATAATCTGTTGGTAAGTTATGAAAATGGTGATGTATTTCAACAGGCCGTGGCCGATTTTCTAACAGGAGAGACAGGTGCAAAAGGAAAATTACCCGTAACTGTAACGCCAGGCATGCCTTATGGAAAAGGCCTAATTGTTAAAGCAGGCGAAAACAGGCGGTAG